A genomic stretch from Pieris brassicae chromosome 9, ilPieBrab1.1, whole genome shotgun sequence includes:
- the LOC123714237 gene encoding juvenile hormone esterase-like has protein sequence MAGKKKTILVFHIIAIINFCKNTLAFYDYTVNTNSGLVKGKLNEFKGFHYYSFEGIPYAENTAGENRFKPPVPKKSWSHILDATRNGPVCPQMEIQYKRNQMSEDCLNLNIYVPTNITKSLPIFVYIHGGGHFMSSGNTELKYGPQYLLQKDIIFVTMNYRLHAFGFLSLNTQDACGNSGLKDVILSLKWIKQNLQYFGGDTSRITVGGQSSGATLTNLLMLSTNTNGLFQQAVLLCSFAFSPRGITRHPEETAFVLGKRLGIKGNDSTTLLNRLRQMNAFEITDAFEQMYKNNANILAPYSAFVPSIDKMCAQPSVEDVPAKMLENRIPQVPILIGHNSNEGAYMLKTIFNHLNEVEKLKKDLETLIPTDIQYPPGSKEAKELAKAITYFYFGKYNIADDEFCFMCLIDYLTDISYGVYSNDAWIRKYKKQSNSKNLYLYEFGFDGMLNWAKIAYGLDSTGAIHADELGYLFRTKSTKPFLDKLDSRSKKMLVTMTDFLTDFVKYGNPTPSHSNNDMVWSEYGKEAKFLNINDNLRVMRRGTTVRTAKFNFWNKVYEDYFSYVNGGGKMTQKPVQ, from the exons ATGGCTGGAAAAAAGAAAACGATTTTAGTTTTTCACATTAtagcaattattaatttctgtaaaaacACTCTAGCATTTTACGATTATACAGTGAATACGAATAGTGGACTAGTCAAgggaaaattaaatgaatttaaggGGTTTCATTATTATTCGTTTGAAGGGATACCGTACGCTGAAAATACTGCCGGCGAGAATAGATTTAAG CCGCCTGTCCCCAAGAAATCGTGGTCTCACATACTTGATGCAACGAGAAACGGACCTGTATGTCCACAAATGGAAATACAGTATAAAAGAAATCAGATGAGCGAAGATTGTCTGAATCTCAATATATACGTACcaacaaatataacaaagtcactaccaatatttgtatatattcatGGTGGTGGCCACTTCATGTCTTCAGGAAATACAGAGTTGAAGTATGGTCCTCAGTACTTACTGCagaaagatattatttttgtgacaATGAATTATAG ATTGCATGCCTTCGGATTTTTATCACTAAATACGCAGGACGCTTGTGGTAATTCTGGGCTTAAGGATGTTATCCTTTCTTTGAAATggataaaacaaaacttacaatattttgGAGGTGATACTAGTAGAATAACAGTCGGTGGCCAAAGTTCAGGAGCAACATTGACAAATCTGTTAATGTTGTCAACTAATACTAATGGACTTTTTCAACAAGCAGTTTTGTTATGCAGTTTTGCTTTTAGTCCTAGAGGTATTACAAGACATCCTGAGGAGACAGCGTTCGTACTGGGTAAAAGATTAGGTATTAAAGGCAATGATTCTACTACCTTATTAAATCGTTTAAGGCAGATGAACGCATTTGAAATTACTGATGCATTCgaacaaatgtataaaaataatgctaaCATCTTAGCTCCATATTCAGCTTTTGTTCCTAGTATTGACAAAATGTGTGCGCAACCAAGTGTAGAAGATGTACCAGCTAAAATGCTCGAAAACAGAATTCCACAAGTTCCAATATTAATTGGTCACAATTCAAACGAAGGCGCTTACAtgttgaaaacaatttttaatcatCTTAATGAAGTAGAAAAGctaaaaaaagatttagaaACGCTTATACCAACAGATATCCAGTACCCACCAGGTTCCAAAGAGGCAAAAGAACTAGCAAAAGCAATAACTTACttttattttggaaaatataACATTGCAGATGACGAGTTTTGTTTCATGTGTTTAATTGATTATTTGACTGATATTTCGTATGGTGTGTATAGCAATGATGCTTGGataaggaaatataaaaaacaaagtaatagtaagaatctttatttatatgaatttggTTTTGATGGTATGCTAAATTGGGCCAAAATCGCATATGGATTGGATTCAACTGGAGCTATCCATGCTGATGAATTAGGATACCTTTTTCGTACCAAATCGACGAAACCATTTCTTGATAAACTCGATAGTAGAAGCAAGAAAATGCTGGTCACAATGACTGATTTTCTAACTGACTTTGTTAAATATGG aaatCCAACGCCTTCACATAGCAATAATGACATGGTATGGTCCGAATATGGCAAAGAAGCaaagtttttaaacataaacgataatttaagagTCATGCGACGTGGGACGACAGTTAGAACGGCAAAATTCAACTTTTGGAACAAAGTGTATGAAGACTATTTCAGTTACGTTAACGGCGGTGGAAAAATGACACAAAAACCTGTTCAATAG